The nucleotide window CCCCCAAAAAAGCGGATATATTTACCCCTCCGTTAGAGTCGTTCCGTTTGCTCTGGCGGAAAACGGTGATGTGGCTCCGGTGGGGCTGACCTGGCCGTTACGGGCTGCCGCGTGAGATGGGCTTTTGAAAAGAGGACGTATTAGTCCCCGGAATCAAAACGTCGTTGTTTCTCCCCCACCCTCAATCTAGGAAATCCTTGAGCCATAATCCTTCGAATGCAGTGTGAGGGTGAAGCGGGTGAAGAAAGAAAGGGAGCATTCCGACTCATGGCATCCGACGGAGCTCGGCCACAAATCCGACGGCCAAACCATCGAGTGGCTCCTCCGCCAGGCCGAGCCCTCAATCATCGCCGCCATCGGAACCGGAACCACTCCCGCTAGCTTCTCCTCCGTTTCCGTTTCCGTCTCCGTACGCGGCGGTGCTggctctctctcttctcctttctcaaCCTCCGCAACATCTTCGCTTGACCACAAGCCCTTGCTCGCTCCCACTCCCTTCATATTCGGCAAGCGCATACGCACCAACGACGACGCTTCCGCCAAGGATGACGGCGTCTCCATGGGGTCCTCAGTGGGCCCCGGAGCTCCCGCGGGGCTTTGGGCCCTCCCGGCCAGGCCCGATTTTGGTCAAAATTTGGAGTTTCGCAGCGGCTGCTCCTCCGCCGGAGATGGTTCTGTAGTCGGCGGCGGCGATGTTGGTGTCTCAGCAGCAGCAAGCTTCTTTGTTCGTTCACCATCAGCATCAGCAGCAGCAACAAGCCGTGGGAGAAGCTTCGGCGGCGAGGCTGGAAAATTACCTTCCTGGACTTCTGAATTTGCTGGCTTATTTGTCGGGAGGGCCCAGAAACTCCGGCCAGAGAGACGATGAGCCTCGCTGAATTTCCAGTGGTTTTGGTGGCTGAGATATGAACTCGGAAGATGGCAGTGTTtgttttaagttatttattatgatgatgatgaattgcTGCAGATTGAGGCTGGAAGTGGTTTTCAGGACCTTGATCATCAGTATTTGCTGCGTGCAAGTGCAAATGCTGCTTGGACATTTATAATGTTGGTTGTGATTAAAAGAAAGTAAGGTTCTCAGAGTTGGAGAGACTAATAAGCTTTGTAATGATAATGGGATTGCATTATTGGTTGCATTATTTGTAAGAATTCATGTGTTGTTCTTGTTAATGATATGGGTTTTGGCACAGCTTGGATGGTGAGTGGTGTAGTAAGTAGTCAATGCTATCCTCTCTCTCAATCTCCCTATCTCTTTCACTTTCACTTTCACAGCTAGCTCCTTTACTGGCCTTAAGGTGTTCATCATGATGTTGTTTTTTGAGGTCACTATAGTGTGTGTGAAAGACCAGTGTTTTCTGAGGTCACAGGATTGCGTTTTTTCCACATTGCATTCGAAGGATTAGCGCTCAAGGATGATTGGGGGTGAGGGAGAAACGACGACGTTTTGGTTCCTGGGGACTAATACGTCCTCTTTTCAAAAGCCTATCCCACGTTGCAGCCCGTAATGGCCAGGTTAGCGCCACGGGAGCCGCGTCACCGTTTTCCGTCAGGACAAACGGAGCGACTCTAATGGAGGGGTAAATATGTCCACTTTTTTTGGGGGGGGTCAGGGACATTAAAGTATTTTCCAATCCTCGGGGATGAAAATGTCTGCGAAAAAAAGGTCAGGGATGGATTTGtcctttattcttattttaatttgaatttaaacttTAATGGCGGGAGAGGTTActtgttggtttggactatgctatcAACAAAGAAATTATTTTGCTAAATTTCCAAACCATCGTAATCCCCTTTATCATAAGTCGAACATAAACTTAAACAATTGATTATAGTTAGAGATAGAAAACCTACCTGAAATACGAATGCACAGAATACGAAAAAAGCGATATCCAATTATTCTCAGAAAAATAGCATCGttttaatgaaaaagaaaacttattaaactcacaacatgaaactaattaattcaataaaCTACACAAAATCAAACACTGTTAATCTCACCTACTTAAcctatattaatttaattatgatttctatttatgttaaattaacataaaaaatcctaatcaCAAACTGCATTATCATATTTTGAtcaataatttgataataaagtaaataacaaaatcCCATACTCACAACAAAATCTGAAAAAACTAAAAACCACAAACCAAACTTTACCACAAACTCTATTACCATAATTTAGTCAACAATTTAGTAAAATACTTAGTcgcaaaaaaaaatatgaaaaacaataaaagaaaaaactatACCAAATTCTAATCACAAATTTCATTAcactaatttaatcaataattttataaattatttaataaaaaattctaaattcacataaaaatcttaataaaattaaaaaactatacCAAATTTACTTTTGATAGTGACTACAGGATACTGGACCAATGGTGGTACTAGTAGTGATGACAATACCGACAACAGTGGCCACCAAGAATAGGGGTGGCATTCCCAACTTCCTCAACGGTGACCGACAACTCCAGCAGCAACAACGTTCAGCGGCGGTGGCACCAAAGGCTCTGGTAGGTGATGGCGACGCCGACAACACCTCCTCCGACACCGGACAGTAAATTGGTGAAACGCAGTATTTCATTAAATTGATTTACCGTCGGCTAAAACTGACGGTAATTTGCCGGTAACTACGGCGCCAAGAAAATTATATTTCGCGCTCCTAATCAACGTTGGATTTAGtgtcaaaatataaaatttgacgGTAAATATTTTCGGAAAATCTAAACTACTTTTCCAACGCAAAATTTGCCGTAAATCCACCGACAACCGTCGACGCTAAATCTGACCATTCTCAGTAATTctatttgtaaatttttacaaaaaattttggtaTGTATTTAGACATCAACTTTactcttcttattttattttattatcatcctcatttttttcattttgataGGTGTCAAATAGATACTGAATTTTTGGTGTGTTAAAACATTATTGCGTTGAATTAGACTAAtgaagaataattaatttttcttttttttttttaagaaaaaaaaggaaagataaGAGGAAAAAATTGAACAGCAGATGGAATTTGCCGTGAATATTTTACATCgttactttttgttttgtcaATTTTTCATTCTAGACACgtctaaaaatctaaaaattaagaGCATTGAAACATCAACCTTtacaattttagtatttatgtatatttttattattcacacCCCCTAACTAGTTTAAATTTCAACTAACACCTTTTCTTGTAACACTCTGGATGTTGGCCTTGACAATATTTGCCATATGCCTTTTTAGCTTAACAATGTGATCTTCAACCTCATCAACCAGTTCTTTACATTCTATGTTGTTCTCTCTGATGAACTGCAGAACAGTTTTCAGGCTTGAAATTCCTTCATCTATGGACTCAACCTGAAGTTCAATTTCAGCATGTTACTACCATgctaaaaggaaaaagaataaacaatcaaaaaaagaaaaaagcaacaaaaaagacatgaaaaaagaaagaaagaaacctTAGTTTCAATGGACTTGTTTTCCTTGTAATTGTTCTCACAATTCAACTTTGCCTTGTTCACATGTGCTTGCAACTGATGAATTGGTTGATACTTCTCAGCCAACTCAAATGCACAAATGAATCTAACAGCTTCAATATATTGCTGATTCTTGATGAGATTCTCAACAAAATCTGTTAGATGCAGAAAAATCCCATGACACCAAGATCTAGCAGAAGAAGTCTTAACTTGTGcaattcaaaattcttagaGGTGAATAGAGGACTTTTAAGAAAATACATACAATGGAAGATACTAAGAAGGTAGAGTCCATAAAATTCCCTACAACTGTCTCATATGATCAAATTTACACAAGAGTTGTGCAAtctcttcaaaaatattttccactagtaatttttaaagaaacaagtaggggtgtgcatgggtCGGGTAAAACCGGGTTTAATGTGATCCAGACCCGGTCCGAAATATATACCGGGCCTATTTGTTAGACTCGAACCTgaccctagacccgatgaaatctATATACTTTCGAGCCACGATTATACCGGGTAAAAATCGGGTGAAAACCGTGCCGTTAACATTATATTACTttgataccttcttgtaagTTAGCaagtaaaaatatccaaatttctaagactccaaccattatttgacatggtaaaattcacttagaaaaatataataagaaccaactcttctctaaaattaaagcataaccataatcaatactaatattgcctaataacaccaaatatttaaatcaatacaaataacacaagattatgcattagtctaaagtcttatgcattttaaacataaaacattaacttatagtcttatatataattactaataacacaaaatattaaggattacaatacttaaatttcgCATAATaatagccatcatccatcactaataacacaataTTAATTATGTATGATGACCAGGCCACCGGGCCGATTTCGGGTGACCCGAGTTATGACTCGGACCCGACCCGAAAGGATGACTGGGTCAATTTTTGAGACCCATACCCGGCCCTAGACCCgataaaatcacaccaaattagctCCAAAAGTGTTCGAGACCGGGCCGGATCTTCAGGTCGGGCCGGACCATGCACACCCCTAGAAACAAGTATGCTTATATCCATAAAATTTTAGGGGAACAGAAACAAGTCATATCCTACattttttgacaattaataGATATATATATGATCATATGCCATATCAGAAATACTTTGAATCAATAAATGAAAAAAGCTCTACTAAGCAAGATAGTAAACTTACCATAGATTTTATTCACAAAACCGAGAATCCGAAACAGCTCTACAGCTTCCTTGTGCCGAGCAGCAATTTGGAGAAACTTTAATACCTCATCCTCATCAAAAGAGGAAACTAATCCATAAATTGACAAAATCATCAAGAAACCAAGAACTACTAAAGAATTTTCAGTACTTGCTCTCATGTTAGCTTTCAAATAAAGTGCAAACTTCATTGCCTCTTCTCTAACATGAGGTTTAATGACAGGGGAGATTCTCATTAGCTGTTCAAGCAGAAATATGTGGCTATGGTCTCCCTGGCTACAAAATGGAAGCATTGGATCTTTCATTATTTCCAAAATTAGTTCTGCAGGATCTGATTGACTCTGCAGATAAACTAAAATGTTATTGTGAAAATAGGTTTGCTCATCATTTGAGAAAAGCTCGAAACTTCTTACATCGCCGGCGCGACTTGATTGATTATCTGCATGTTAGAAGTAAGTATGATTAGCTAGCAGATACTTAATCCCTctccaccaaaaaaaaaaaaaacataacaaatcAAGTGTTATGGCACCATAGAATATAAATCTGAGCTGGTAAGATACATTGGTGACAGTTGAAAAGCCatttacaagaaaaattaaGGCACCATAATGAACTGTTTGAACTGATAGCCTAGCAccatgaaaaataatttgaaacaaaaatctACATTAGTATTCTATATATTTCTAGCAATGCAATAATGTTAACCACTTAACTTAGGAAGCACTTACTATGTGAGGCTTTTTGCAGTTAAGAGCTTTGACAAATGCTTACAAAAGAAAACTGGGGAGGGATCAATATAATTCCTTCAGTTTcactatatatacatatgttTAAACCCAGAGACACACAACAAAATCCTGaattaagatatttttaataaaatacatTAGACCAGGTTAATAGAAATATCAGAATCAATGAAAGAGTTGAAGTAATATTGTTTAAACAAACTAACAGCAGAAGCACATTTACCCTGCTCATTTTCCTCTCTCAATGATTTTTTCGACGGTTCAGACTGCAGTATTTTAAGCCCACGCTTCTTCCATTTCTCTTCAAATTGAttcttttttgaataaaaaattttcatttgtgCTTCAAACTTCTTCTGTGTTGACTTGAGCATCTCCTTGTGCTTTTCACACCTTTTCTCTTTGAATCTGAGCTTCTTCTCTAGTCTCTCAAATTGCTTCTCTTTTGACTTGAGTTTTTTTGTTCGTACTTCAATCTCACTCTCTCTTGACTTAAGCTTCTCCATCTGGCCTTCAAAATTCTCCTTGTTTAATGCATACTTCTCGACTTGGCATTCGAGCTCCTTCTCTCTTGCGTCAAGCTCCTTAATCCAGTCTTTAATTTGGTTCTTTTCTGAATTGAGTTTCTTAACTTGTTCTTCATATTGCTTCTCTTTGGATTCAAGTTCCTTCAATTTGTATTCAAAATGCTCCTTGTTTCTTGCAAACTCCTCCACTTGGCTTTTAAGCTCCTTCTCTCTTGTTTGGAGCTCTTGTGCTTTGCCTTCAATTAGACTCTTTTCTGAATTGAGTTTGCTCACCTGTTCTTCATACTGCTTCTCTTTTGATTCAATCTCATTTAACTTGCAATCAAAATGTTCCTTTTTTAAGGCAAACTCCTCCACTTGGCTTTGAAGTTCTTTCTCTCTTGATTGGAGCTCTTTCACTTTGCCTTCAATTCGACTCTTCTCTGAAATGAGCTTGTTCACTCGTTCTTCATAGTGCTTCTCTTTCGAATCAAGCTCATTTAATTTGCAGTCAAAGTTCACCTTCTTTAAAACAAACTCCTCCACTTGCCTTTTATGTTCCTCCTCTTTTAACTGGATCTCTTTCACTTTGCCTTCAATACGCCTATTTTCTGACTCGAGTTCATTCACTCGTTCTTCATATtgcttctcttttgatttaagCTCTTCCACCCGTGCTGCAAATTCCTTTTCTTTGGACTGAAGCTCCTTCAACTGAACATGATGATATCCATTTAATGAAATTACCTTAAGTAACTTCCTATTTTCTAATTGCAACTTCTCAGCTTCGGCATCAATCAGTTTCTTCATTGCACCAATCTCTCCCTCTTTGGTCTTAAGTTCCTTTGTACACTTAGCAATTTTCTTTGAAAGATCCTTCAGTTCCTCTTTTTTCATTTCCCTTTTCTTGTCAAAGTTATCCAGAACTAGAAGAAATTCTTTCTGTTCTACCTTGAGCTCCTCTTCACACTCTCTCCTCAAGTCCTCCATCAAATGGAGCTGTGattccttttcttcaatttgCTCATCATACTCTTCAAGTTCCCTCAACATCTTCCTGTGAAGTTCATCGCGTTCATTGATCACCATTGCCACTGCTTCAAGTTCCCTGACATATTGTTGCTCCTTTAACCTTAAATGCTTCCCAAATTCTCCTATCAGCTTCTGCATGTGATTGAACTGATCTCCCTTTGCTTCAAACTCTTTCTGGCGCCGTTCGATGCATCTTTGCATTGATCCATGTTCTCTCCTTTTGATTGCAAGATCCCAGGAAtaagaactcaattctccttgaATAGAACCAACCTGTTTTCTCTTACTTTCAAGCTCTTTGCACAGCTCCTCAATATCTTTCTCTAGGGAGTGCAATTGCAACCTCTTCTCTTCAACTTCTCTCTTTGTTTGGCATTCCTCAATAGAATATTGAACCAATGCAGGTTCTTTATCTACCAAGTCCTGTTCAGAAGAGGCTATCAACTTCTTAACCGAAGATTGCAAGTAATCAAACTTATCTTGTTCTAGTAATCTCTTGCCATTACCAGTAGAATCTTTGCTTCCTCCCTCAACTTCTGAAATACCCTTCTCAACAAAGCTATCATTTTTATCCTGAAAGCTCATTACTCACCTCAACTAAAATCCTGGGAGAAAAAGcggaccaaaaaaaaaaagttttttcacTAAGAAATGAGTTCTATCAACTGAATAATATCTCTAGGCATGGATGTTCAAGTAAAAGGAACAAACTTTAAAACGAAACATACAGAAATGAATCAaatgataaaaatgaaaaacgaTGAGGAGAGTGTAAGATAGATGGTGGTACCTTGAATGACAAGAATAGAAGAGGAAGGTGAAAACTTTATAGGATATAGAAGCAGAAAACAGAGCAAGGGAAGCTGAGAGGGTTAGAACGGAGAAGCGAAAGGGTGTGTAAAAGACACAGTAGCATTTGGTTAGCCTTGTTCAATAAGGATTCATAGTACTATATCCGGAAAATTTCTGAGCTGTCCACTGTCTTTTGAAAGCTTGATCATTTGCTAAAGATTATTAGACAGACATTTTGAAGTTTGAACAAATCAAATGATGTTTTATTAATGTAAGCTGTGTTTAATAAGAGAtgtttagttaattttaactcAATAGAAACTTTGAGTGATTAGAAAATTTAATGGAGTGAATACTCAATTCGATTCATGATAATTTATTCGAAGGATTACGAgactttcaaataaaaaatatttttttagccCTTGATATTTAACTTTACGAGACTGGTTAGTTCCTGTGTCAATAGTTTCTCTTCAAAATATACTCATGTGAGATGTTAATCACTAATAtatcttctatttaattttcataagcaaaaataatttaaaaataaaaaatattttttaattttttacaataaatttAGCTatgtatttgaaaaagataaacaaaaaaataaaaagtaaaaataaaaactaaatgaCTTTGATAATTATAGAAATAATAGGTGTTCAATAAGGTTAGAAAATCAtgagaaatttaaagaaaaaaaagttgagTTTTATTTCTCATGTCACATAAACTATTctttaattagaaaataatgttagctattttttctttagttgtttcaaatattataaattgCATTGCATATTTTGtattagatgaaaaatataGTATTCACATCATATTTGAGAGTTAATATAATCAATCTTTTTATATTGGTTTTGTCTTTACAGAATATATAGCAAGTACATTATTGTGGGTAGTGATTAATTTCATATTACTTTATTTCTATTAGAAATTCAAATTCCACTCAAGACTCAACAATTGGTAATAGAACcaatattatattattcattatatgAGTGGTAAAATTCAAGTTTAAATACAACGGTTTCTACTAGTGGAAATGTTAAAGTTGGCAAATATGAAATCGAGAAATTTAATGGAAAAATGATTTTTTCTATTGGAGGATGCAGATAAAAAATTTGCTTATATCATAGAAATTGCACAAGACACTGgcggaaaaagagaaaaagtcaGAAGATATAAAGGATAAGGATTGGGAAGAATTAGATCTTGAAGCGTGGGTTGCGATAATCTTATGTCTTGAAAAATATGTTGCTTTCTTGGTGAATGAAGAAGCAATTGCAGCAGGCATCTGGTTAAAGTTAGAGAATAACTTGATGACAAAGATTCTAACTAACAGGATCTACTTAAAATCCAAATTGTATACCTGTAAGATAGAGGAAGGCACCTCAATCCGAGAATATATTAATAAGTTTGATAAGATTATATCAAACTTAAAGGATATAGATGTGAAGATTGATGATGAGGATCAGGCACTCATATTATTACTTTCATTACCGAAGTCCTATAAAAATATGGTGCAAACTTTGATACTAGTAGGTGAGACTCTGACTATGGATGAGACGACGACATCATTTTTAGAAGATGATCTACGTAAGGTTGCTACGAGTGTAATGTCGTCTTCAAATGGAAGATAGTATAATGATCAAACACAAGGATTGTTTACAGCTAGAGGGAGGAGTAATAAAAGAGGAAAAGGTAAGCGTGAAAAGTCTAGACTAAAATCTAGACCTCACGTGGAGAGAACATGCTTTAAATATGGTGAGCCTAGACATTTTAAAGCAAATTGtccaaataaaaagataaattccAAGAAACAGAATAATGACaactcaaaagaaaaataagaagcaaGTTACGTCTcaaatgatgatgaaaattgttACTATATAATAGATTATTCTTACGAGATATCTGATAGGTGGATGCTTGATTCTGGAGCCTCTCATCATATGTGTCCAAGTAGGAAGTGGTTTACTACCTATCAAAGCACTAATAGCAGCATAGTTTTGATGGGCAACAATCATGCTTGCAAAACTGTAGAGGTAGGTACTATAAAAATCAAGATGCATAATGAAGTTTTAAAAACCTTGAAGGATGTGAAACATATTCCAGACTTGcaaaaaaatcttatttctaTAGGTTTGTCAGAGAAAAATAGTTACAAAATTGTTGCTGAAAATGAGATTTTAAAAGTTGTTTGTGGTTCTTTAGTAATGACGAAGGAGGTTCACCATGAATCTTTATCCACTTTTAGGGACAACTGTTATAGGTGAGCTAGCAGTTGGAATGGATAAATTAACAATTTAACATGTCATGTAAGCTTATTCCGTTAATATCGATAAAAAATATTGACAGAGAAGCTAATCactcacaaaaataaatatcagagatcaaaaaaaatatttatctcttttaattattaactataatttatttatatttttgtattatttatataccAAATACTCTTGACATTcgtataaaaatatagttattattaattaattatatatttaaattttttttaataaataaaatataaaaaatacatatttaattgttaaaaaattattaatatcaaaataatatttattataatatatatatatataggattgaaatataaatatgattttaaaatttttaatgtacTAAAAATATGTTTCAGGAAACTAAATTCTAATGAAACAAAATTGAGTATTGAAGTGTGATGGAGAAGAAGAGGTAGActacaataataacaacaacgaTCGTAGGGTCGAAAGCTGCAGCAACGGCAGAAAGCAACAATTGTGATGGTGACAATTTAAAAGATAgaataattttgaaatatttgacaaatgttaaaaataaaagcaaatctTATTCATAGTAATTAAAGTGTATATCTTACCTACACCTTTTTAAATATGGAAAAACCTTGTATTTGTACAAACAATAAACACTAATTATACATTTATACttactcaaaataaaatttcatctCCGCGTGGCCGttgagtttttgtttttttctaacAGGTACTACATTAATTTCTTTGTCGTTAGCACTACGAACCTTACTTTAAATGGACAAAGTACTAGACTGTGCCCTATCCATTTCTTCACTCTTCAGGTAATGACAGTTACCATTTTCTTGCCATACTCGCACTCCTAGCCAACCTAATATACCATAACTCTGCCTTCAAATAATTCACTTTACTGTCTTATTATAAAAGATATTGGAGTATTAAtgctgttttattttattcctaatGGCCCTTTcaaaatcagttttaaaaaaataaaatatatatgaattacttttcattttattaaaattacttttaggaaaaaatattaactaaaaaataaaatatcatccattacttaaatttaattttaagtaaacagttaattatttttttaaaaaaataacttaaaaaataaatatttatattaaaaatagtttataaataaattattttatattagaatttttaattttaaaaatatttattttaaaaaaatataataaaaaaattatttttttaacttttttgtaaactcttaaataaatattatttcttGCGATCCCTTTTACTATCTTAGATTTTACCAATTTCGTTAGGAAC belongs to Arachis duranensis cultivar V14167 chromosome 8, aradu.V14167.gnm2.J7QH, whole genome shotgun sequence and includes:
- the LOC107462444 gene encoding FRIGIDA-like protein 5 isoform X1, whose product is MKDPMLPFCSQGDHSHIFLLEQLMRISPVIKPHVREEAMKFALYLKANMRASTENSLVVLGFLMILSIYGLVSSFDEDEVLKFLQIAARHKEAVELFRILGFVNKIYDFVENLIKNQQYIEAVRFICAFELAEKYQPIHQLQAHVNKAKLNCENNYKENKSIETKVESIDEGISSLKTVLQFIRENNIECKELVDEVEDHIVKLKRHMANIVKANIQSVTRKGVS
- the LOC107462444 gene encoding FRIGIDA-like protein 5 isoform X2: MKDPMLPFCSQGDHSHIFLLEQLMRISPVIKPHVREEAMKFALYLKANMRASTENSLVVLGFLMILSIYGLVSSFDEDEVLKFLQIAARHKEAVELFRILGFVNKIYDFVENLIKNQQYIEAVRFICAFELAEKYQPIHQLQAHVNKAKLNCENNYKENKSIETKHGSNMLKLNFRLSP
- the LOC107462263 gene encoding uncharacterized protein LOC107462263 isoform X1 — encoded protein: MSFQDKNDSFVEKGISEVEGGSKDSTGNGKRLLEQDKFDYLQSSVKKLIASSEQDLVDKEPALVQYSIEECQTKREVEEKRLQLHSLEKDIEELCKELESKRKQVGSIQGELSSYSWDLAIKRREHGSMQRCIERRQKEFEAKGDQFNHMQKLIGEFGKHLRLKEQQYVRELEAVAMVINERDELHRKMLRELEEYDEQIEEKESQLHLMEDLRRECEEELKVEQKEFLLVLDNFDKKREMKKEELKDLSKKIAKCTKELKTKEGEIGAMKKLIDAEAEKLQLENRKLLKVISLNGYHHVQLKELQSKEKEFAARVEELKSKEKQYEERVNELESENRRIEGKVKEIQLKEEEHKRQVEEFVLKKVNFDCKLNELDSKEKHYEERVNKLISEKSRIEGKVKELQSREKELQSQVEEFALKKEHFDCKLNEIESKEKQYEEQVSKLNSEKSLIEGKAQELQTREKELKSQVEEFARNKEHFEYKLKELESKEKQYEEQVKKLNSEKNQIKDWIKELDAREKELECQVEKYALNKENFEGQMEKLKSRESEIEVRTKKLKSKEKQFERLEKKLRFKEKRCEKHKEMLKSTQKKFEAQMKIFYSKKNQFEEKWKKRGLKILQSEPSKKSLREENEQDNQLSRGSDARSFELFSNDEQTDFHNNILVYLQCQSDPAELILEIMKDPMLPFCSQGDHSHIFLLEQLMRISPVIKPHVREEAMKFALYLKANLRASTENSLVVLGFLMILSTYGLVSSFDEDEILKFLQIAARHKEAVELFRILGFVNKIYGFVENLIKNQQYIEAVSFIWAYGLAEKYQSIHLLQAHVNKAKLNCENNYKENKSTETKVESIDEGISSLKTVLQFIRENNIECKELVEEVEDHIVKLKWHMVNIVKANIQSVTRKGAS
- the LOC107462263 gene encoding nuclear matrix constituent protein 1-like isoform X2 encodes the protein MSFQDKNDSFVEKGISEVEGGSKDSTGNGKRLLEQDKFDYLQSSVKKLIASSEQDLVDKEPALVQYSIEECQTKREVEEKRLQLHSLEKDIEELCKELESKRKQVGSIQGELSSYSWDLAIKRREHGSMQRCIERRQKEFEAKGDQFNHMQKLIGEFGKHLRLKEQQYVRELEAVAMVINERDELHRKMLRELEEYDEQIEEKESQLHLMEDLRRECEEELKVEQKEFLLVLDNFDKKREMKKEELKDLSKKIAKCTKELKTKEGEIGAMKKLIDAEAEKLQLENRKLLKVISLNGYHHVQLKELQSKEKEFAARVEELKSKEKQYEERVNELESENRRIEGKVKEIQLKEEEHKRQVEEFVLKKVNFDCKLNELDSKEKHYEERVNKLISEKSRIEGKVKELQSREKELQSQVEEFALKKEHFDCKLNEIESKEKQYEEQVSKLNSEKSLIEGKAQELQTREKELKSQVEEFARNKEHFEYKLKELESKEKQYEEQVKKLNSEKNQIKDWIKELDAREKELECQVEKYALNKENFEGQMEKLKSRESKIEVRTKKLKSKEKQFERLEKKLSFKEKKYAKHKEMLKSTKKQFEAEMKIFESKKNQFEEKWKNLGLKILQSEPSKKSLREENEQDNQLSRGSDARSFELFSNDEQTDFHNNILVYLQCQSDPAELILEIMKDPMLPFCSQGDHSHIFLLEQLMRISPVIKPHVREEAMKFALYLKANLRASTENSLVVLGFLMILSTYGLVSSFDEDEILKFLQIAARHKEAVELFRILGFVNKIYGFVENLIKNQQYIEAVSFIWAYGLAEKYQSIHLLQAHVNKAKLNCENNYKENKSTETKVESIDEGISSLKTVLQFIRENNIECKELVEEVEDHIVKLKWHMVNIVKANIQSVTRKGAS